A region from the Paludicola sp. MB14-C6 genome encodes:
- a CDS encoding uroporphyrinogen decarboxylase family protein — MRFSEMSGRERIIAALQSKEVDRLPWAPLIDDYFINSLPAQNYNYNFIEACRYIGNDVIKRHVAEPLVKNNNVERRIENKGNCSIEYFETPVGSLKIERKRSGNTTYISKHMVETLDDIKVFQYICENTEYIPLIEQFIEEDKMIGDMGIASVDGQMSPIQELLQFISGVENTVYLLMDYPDEIEELFSAMHERNKRQYNTIFQYPCDFIFDYEDTSTTVMSRNMFEEYSLPAINDYSDWVHSQNKIFITHMCGKLSGLSDLIAKGRQDGIDSVCPPQTGDFYPWDARNAWGCKRVIGGIDPPSLVLKSQPQIMEIVSQILQQVTNKQGFILSTGDAVPFGTPINLLKDITDLIKGLGPKSLL, encoded by the coding sequence ATGCGTTTTTCTGAAATGAGTGGAAGAGAGCGAATTATAGCAGCTCTTCAATCCAAAGAAGTAGATCGTTTGCCATGGGCACCGTTAATTGATGACTATTTTATCAATTCTCTTCCTGCCCAAAACTATAATTATAACTTTATTGAGGCTTGCCGCTACATAGGCAATGATGTAATTAAACGACACGTTGCTGAGCCTCTTGTTAAAAACAATAATGTTGAGCGTCGTATTGAAAACAAAGGTAATTGTTCAATTGAATATTTTGAAACACCAGTTGGTAGTTTAAAAATAGAAAGAAAAAGGTCAGGTAACACTACATATATCAGCAAACACATGGTGGAAACTTTAGATGACATTAAGGTTTTTCAATACATATGTGAAAACACAGAATACATTCCCTTGATTGAACAATTTATTGAAGAAGACAAAATGATTGGAGATATGGGAATTGCTTCTGTTGATGGACAAATGAGTCCCATTCAAGAGTTACTTCAATTTATTTCCGGTGTTGAAAATACAGTTTATTTGTTAATGGATTATCCAGATGAAATAGAAGAACTTTTTAGCGCTATGCATGAGCGTAATAAACGTCAGTATAACACTATTTTCCAATACCCTTGTGATTTCATTTTCGATTATGAAGATACTTCTACTACAGTAATGAGCAGAAATATGTTTGAAGAATACTCTCTTCCTGCAATTAACGACTATTCCGATTGGGTTCATTCTCAAAACAAAATATTTATAACTCATATGTGCGGAAAGCTAAGTGGTCTTTCTGATTTAATTGCAAAAGGAAGGCAAGATGGTATTGATTCAGTATGCCCCCCACAAACAGGAGATTTTTATCCTTGGGATGCTAGAAATGCTTGGGGATGCAAACGAGTAATCGGCGGTATTGATCCCCCATCTCTCGTTCTTAAATCACAACCTCAAATTATGGAAATAGTATCGCAAATACTGCAACAGGTAACAAATAAACAAGGATTCATTTTAAGCACAGGCGACGCTGTTCCTTTTGGAACGCCGATTAACCTACTAAAAGATATTACCGATCTTATCAAGGGCCTTGGCCCAAAATCACTCCTATAA
- a CDS encoding M28 family metallopeptidase yields MIEYVNRISISEKNERYNAIIQILEEKELPYEIIHQNQERHWVNNIIIPINRKAFDKRFVLCAHYDNFDGSCGANDNASGVSILIALASKMIQSNLVNCYDIVLFDREEVTDRGSEQYITYLGADNILGAINFDTCGYGNRILLGPTKNSKQNIFDFITKECLQKYNIELIEITPGSDDRSFEEHHIPNLSVCVVPETDIDTISKIIDYEVSGKNILDCDNIKPPEFIKTVHNGEWDRASIIEKESLEIVLDFASEIITLQNK; encoded by the coding sequence ATGATTGAATATGTTAATCGAATATCTATAAGTGAAAAGAATGAACGATATAATGCAATTATTCAAATATTAGAAGAGAAAGAGTTGCCTTATGAAATTATTCATCAAAATCAAGAGCGTCATTGGGTGAACAATATCATTATCCCAATTAACAGAAAAGCTTTTGATAAAAGATTTGTATTATGTGCTCATTATGACAATTTTGATGGGAGTTGTGGAGCAAATGATAACGCTAGTGGGGTTAGTATTTTAATTGCATTAGCTAGTAAGATGATACAAAGTAATTTGGTGAATTGTTATGATATTGTTTTATTCGATAGAGAGGAAGTTACAGATAGAGGTAGTGAACAGTACATTACATATTTAGGAGCAGATAATATATTAGGAGCAATCAACTTTGATACATGTGGTTATGGAAATAGGATATTACTTGGTCCAACAAAAAATTCAAAACAAAATATTTTTGACTTCATTACAAAAGAGTGTTTGCAAAAGTATAATATAGAGTTGATTGAAATAACACCTGGCTCTGATGATCGTAGTTTTGAAGAACATCATATTCCGAATTTATCTGTATGTGTTGTTCCTGAAACTGATATTGATACGATTTCTAAAATAATTGATTATGAAGTGAGTGGTAAAAATATTTTAGATTGCGATAACATTAAACCACCTGAGTTTATAAAAACAGTTCATAATGGCGAATGGGATAGGGCATCGATAATAGAAAAAGAATCGTTAGAAATTGTGCTTGATTTTGCGAGTGAAATTATAACACTACAAAATAAATGA
- a CDS encoding helix-turn-helix transcriptional regulator, which translates to MQSATPIYQEQISALPFYITRTATDFIENGINREHGFDEYQIMQCTDGIGEFICQGKTYEIYPSDIVVFAPSIPHQYHKHSKSNKPWKMNWICFFTHEVNTITKQLMEQGHCVIQAADTPDLSSLFHSVVSILQVDSCYHQMQASVILYSMITEILARKQGLYIDVNKQTLLSPVISYMEQHINEAISIDQLSDMIGVSVSYLCRKFKEIYQVSPIQYLINLRMMKARELLTTQNQLTVKLISQLCGYADVSYFCSEFKRYYQLSPIEYQKRFFR; encoded by the coding sequence ATGCAATCTGCTACACCAATTTACCAAGAGCAAATTTCTGCATTACCGTTTTATATTACAAGAACAGCAACTGACTTTATTGAAAACGGTATTAACAGAGAACATGGCTTTGATGAATATCAAATTATGCAATGCACAGATGGAATTGGTGAATTTATTTGTCAAGGTAAAACTTATGAAATCTATCCATCCGATATTGTGGTTTTCGCCCCATCTATCCCCCACCAATATCATAAACACAGCAAGTCGAATAAGCCTTGGAAAATGAATTGGATTTGTTTTTTCACTCATGAAGTCAATACAATTACAAAGCAGTTAATGGAGCAAGGACATTGTGTAATTCAAGCGGCCGATACGCCCGATTTATCTTCTCTCTTTCACTCCGTTGTATCGATTTTACAAGTGGATTCTTGTTATCATCAAATGCAAGCCTCTGTTATTTTATATAGTATGATTACAGAAATATTAGCTCGCAAACAAGGATTGTATATTGATGTCAACAAGCAAACATTATTATCCCCTGTTATTTCCTATATGGAGCAGCATATCAATGAGGCGATTTCGATTGATCAATTAAGCGATATGATAGGTGTATCCGTTTCTTACTTATGCAGAAAGTTTAAAGAAATTTATCAAGTTTCACCTATTCAATATCTCATCAATTTACGTATGATGAAAGCTAGAGAGCTCTTAACCACGCAAAATCAATTGACTGTAAAACTGATTTCACAGCTTTGTGGATATGCTGATGTTTCTTATTTTTGTTCCGAGTTCAAACGATATTATCAGCTGAGTCCGATTGAATATCAAAAGCGATTTTTCAGATAA
- a CDS encoding glycyl-radical enzyme activating protein has protein sequence MNQILQDNSIQGMVFQIQKFCTDDGPGIRTTVFLKGCPLRCVWCHNPEGLLDKPNIELDFTRCVLCGACKTVCPNECHNYIKQENNITHQLQTMKCIQCGRCIDVCKSNALHFRGEYMSIEAVMKNVLADKGFYKTSGGGLTLSGGEPLLQTDFVLALLQSAKQEGIHTCVETSGGVAFERIEKVAPYVDLFLFDIKETNEENHIKYTGVSNRIILDNIHKLNTLGNKILIRCPIIPSVNDRKEHFDNLVLLYNSLENAVDIQLMPYHMLGQGKQNRYGVILNQAAFHVPSQEQVEEWNQYINNNKRRK, from the coding sequence ATGAATCAAATACTTCAAGATAATTCAATTCAAGGTATGGTTTTTCAAATACAAAAGTTTTGTACAGATGATGGGCCGGGAATCCGAACAACAGTGTTCTTAAAAGGTTGTCCACTTCGGTGCGTTTGGTGTCATAATCCGGAAGGGCTGTTAGATAAACCGAATATAGAACTGGATTTTACACGTTGCGTGTTATGCGGTGCTTGTAAAACAGTTTGCCCAAACGAATGCCACAATTATATAAAGCAAGAAAACAATATTACTCACCAACTGCAAACAATGAAATGTATTCAATGTGGAAGGTGTATTGATGTATGCAAATCAAACGCACTTCATTTTCGTGGCGAATATATGAGCATTGAAGCGGTAATGAAAAATGTATTGGCTGATAAAGGCTTTTATAAAACATCGGGTGGAGGATTGACTCTTTCAGGAGGAGAGCCGCTTTTACAAACAGATTTCGTTTTGGCGTTATTGCAAAGTGCTAAGCAAGAAGGTATCCATACTTGTGTGGAAACTAGCGGTGGGGTAGCGTTTGAGAGAATTGAAAAAGTTGCTCCTTATGTGGATTTGTTTTTATTCGATATAAAAGAAACCAATGAGGAAAATCATATTAAATATACGGGTGTATCCAATCGTATTATTTTAGATAATATCCACAAACTGAATACATTAGGGAATAAGATATTGATTCGTTGTCCAATCATACCGAGTGTGAATGATAGAAAAGAGCATTTTGATAATTTAGTATTATTATATAACAGCTTAGAAAATGCGGTGGATATTCAACTTATGCCGTATCATATGCTAGGACAAGGAAAACAAAATCGGTATGGTGTCATACTGAATCAAGCTGCATTTCATGTTCCGTCCCAAGAGCAAGTCGAGGAATGGAATCAATATATAAACAACAATAAAAGGAGAAAGTAG
- a CDS encoding aldo/keto reductase, with product MIFRELGNSGIEASAIGLGTWAIGGGEWWGDSDEEKSIETIRKAIESGINLIDTAPCYGFGASETVVGKAIKGKRESVVLSTKCGLWWNDERGSDFFEQSGKRVKRCLDPDTIKQEIEMSLKRLDTDYIDVYFTHWQSMNPYFTPIEKTMECLMNLKRQGLIRAIGASNVSKENIKEYVKYGDLDVIQEKYSMLDRGLATTLVETCLNNNLSIMAYSPLEQGLLTGKIGMDYQVNNKEARAGIPWYLPENRIKVINMLNGWNDLTTKHNCTVAQLVVAWTMWQVGMSHILCGARKPEQILDTVRASEISLSQEEINRMRYDILALGNPVK from the coding sequence ATGATTTTTAGAGAATTAGGAAATTCGGGCATAGAAGCATCAGCAATCGGATTAGGAACTTGGGCAATTGGCGGTGGCGAATGGTGGGGAGATTCCGACGAAGAAAAATCCATTGAAACCATTCGTAAGGCAATTGAATCTGGGATTAACTTAATTGATACCGCCCCATGCTATGGATTTGGAGCAAGTGAAACTGTAGTTGGAAAAGCAATCAAAGGTAAAAGAGAAAGTGTTGTACTCTCAACAAAATGTGGGCTATGGTGGAATGATGAAAGAGGCTCTGATTTCTTTGAACAAAGTGGAAAACGTGTAAAACGCTGTTTAGATCCCGATACCATAAAGCAAGAAATTGAAATGAGCTTAAAACGATTAGATACTGACTATATTGATGTTTATTTTACGCATTGGCAATCTATGAATCCGTATTTTACTCCGATTGAAAAAACGATGGAATGCTTGATGAATTTAAAACGCCAAGGCTTAATTCGTGCAATTGGTGCGTCAAATGTATCAAAAGAAAATATAAAAGAATATGTGAAGTATGGCGATTTAGATGTAATTCAAGAAAAATACAGTATGCTGGATCGTGGATTGGCAACAACATTAGTTGAAACTTGCTTAAATAACAATTTATCTATTATGGCATATTCTCCATTGGAACAAGGTTTGTTGACAGGTAAAATCGGAATGGATTATCAAGTGAATAATAAAGAAGCAAGAGCAGGTATTCCGTGGTATCTTCCTGAAAACAGAATAAAAGTAATCAATATGCTAAATGGCTGGAATGATTTAACGACGAAGCACAATTGTACTGTTGCACAATTGGTTGTTGCGTGGACAATGTGGCAAGTTGGTATGAGCCATATTTTATGTGGAGCAAGGAAACCTGAGCAAATACTTGATACAGTAAGGGCGTCTGAAATCAGCCTATCACAAGAGGAAATTAACCGTATGCGTTATGACATTTTGGCATTAGGAAACCCTGTAAAATAG
- a CDS encoding glycine radical domain-containing protein: MGATLAIPQKDCVGTCVLNLRLDSKNFQTQKNRLKVQQLFQSYFEQGGCQLQVNVVDTKTLLDAMEHPEKHRDLIVRVGGFSDNFVLLDSKIKEQILLRSEFEA; this comes from the coding sequence ATGGGTGCAACGCTTGCTATTCCACAAAAAGATTGTGTAGGAACTTGTGTTTTAAATTTACGTTTAGATTCTAAAAATTTTCAAACACAAAAAAATCGATTGAAAGTACAACAGCTATTTCAAAGCTATTTTGAACAAGGCGGTTGTCAACTCCAAGTGAATGTTGTTGATACAAAAACGCTATTGGATGCAATGGAGCATCCGGAAAAACATCGTGACTTGATAGTCCGTGTTGGTGGTTTTTCCGATAATTTTGTATTATTGGATTCAAAGATTAAAGAGCAAATTTTATTACGAAGTGAATTTGAAGCTTAG
- a CDS encoding ABC transporter substrate-binding protein, whose protein sequence is MKGKIKVLSLLLALAMVASMFVACKDKPAPSSEGSSSAPAKREDVNLIWYHWGDKPKQPDAVIAELNKMSKEAIQTTVDFRFATGDDQKLKTIMSTGGEFDIAFTCAWFANYVVAAQNNQLADLTEKLPKVAPKLWEYIPENCWAGARVNGKIYAVPTYKDSAAAQYWTVHKEYVIDGAKADAELKAAGKKLSTVTPLLEKVKKYHDESKKAYPHDLTAPMNYNWAGLNGLGNGWDDFGLSNIRMGINLTAGNTKVISQYDDPDYVADLKTIKSWYDNGLVNKGASEVEKEFEFQVVGTGQGWDGCEAIWGSGKDYTIQMVKKYGPIYTTGSIQGSMNGISPNSKKIDRALQYIEYMNTNKDYRNTLGYGIKGTNWKLNDQGQVENLTKDAWQPGMFAQASFFELYPLKPAPANMYTNLKAVNDSAEASPLVGYVPVVKDLQTEIAACQAVIDKQYKYLQTGNIKDVDATVNKLKADLKAAGMDKIIAEIQKQVDEFLKAK, encoded by the coding sequence ATGAAAGGTAAAATCAAAGTATTATCTTTACTACTAGCTCTTGCGATGGTAGCATCCATGTTCGTAGCATGTAAAGACAAACCGGCACCTAGCAGCGAAGGTTCATCTTCAGCTCCTGCAAAACGTGAAGATGTAAACCTAATTTGGTATCATTGGGGCGACAAACCAAAACAACCAGACGCAGTAATTGCTGAATTAAACAAAATGTCAAAAGAAGCAATTCAAACAACAGTAGATTTCAGATTTGCAACTGGTGATGACCAAAAGTTAAAAACAATCATGTCAACTGGTGGCGAATTTGATATCGCTTTCACTTGTGCTTGGTTTGCTAACTATGTAGTTGCTGCACAAAACAACCAACTAGCTGATTTAACTGAAAAACTACCAAAAGTAGCTCCAAAGCTTTGGGAATACATTCCTGAAAACTGTTGGGCTGGTGCTAGAGTAAATGGTAAAATTTACGCTGTACCAACATACAAAGACTCAGCTGCAGCACAATACTGGACTGTACATAAAGAGTACGTTATTGATGGTGCAAAAGCAGATGCTGAACTAAAAGCAGCTGGTAAAAAATTATCAACAGTAACTCCTCTATTAGAGAAAGTTAAGAAATATCATGATGAGTCTAAAAAAGCATATCCTCATGATTTAACAGCTCCTATGAACTATAACTGGGCTGGATTAAACGGCTTAGGAAATGGTTGGGATGACTTTGGTTTAAGTAATATCCGTATGGGTATCAACTTAACAGCTGGAAATACAAAAGTTATTTCTCAATATGATGATCCTGATTATGTTGCAGACCTAAAAACAATTAAATCATGGTATGACAATGGCTTAGTAAACAAAGGCGCTTCTGAAGTTGAAAAAGAATTTGAATTCCAAGTAGTAGGAACAGGCCAAGGATGGGACGGCTGTGAAGCTATCTGGGGTAGTGGTAAAGACTACACAATCCAAATGGTTAAGAAATATGGTCCTATTTACACAACTGGATCAATTCAAGGTTCAATGAACGGTATCAGCCCTAACTCAAAGAAAATTGACAGAGCTCTACAATACATTGAATACATGAACACAAACAAAGACTACAGAAACACATTAGGTTACGGTATTAAAGGTACTAACTGGAAATTGAATGACCAAGGTCAAGTTGAAAACTTAACTAAGGATGCATGGCAACCAGGTATGTTTGCTCAAGCTTCATTCTTCGAGTTATACCCACTAAAACCAGCTCCAGCAAATATGTATACTAACTTAAAAGCAGTTAATGACTCTGCTGAAGCATCTCCACTAGTAGGTTATGTACCAGTTGTTAAAGACCTACAAACAGAAATCGCAGCTTGTCAAGCAGTTATCGACAAACAATACAAATATCTACAAACAGGTAATATTAAAGATGTTGATGCAACTGTTAATAAGCTAAAAGCTGATTTGAAAGCAGCAGGAATGGATAAAATTATTGCTGAAATTCAAAAACAAGTTGATGAATTCTTAAAAGCTAAATAG
- a CDS encoding ABC transporter substrate-binding protein — MKGKFKAISLLLAIAMAASMFVACKNDKKTGSNGTSSQSGKREEVNLIWYHWGDTPKRPDGVIKELNKMSKEAIQTTVDFRFTSGDDQKLKTIMSTGGEFDIAFTCAWFANYVVAAQNNQLADITDKLQTVTPKLWEYIPENCWTGSRVKGKIYAVPTYKDSAATQYWQANKEYVIDGAKAEAEFKATSKALSTVTPLLEKVKKYHDESKKPYPHDLTAPLNYNWAGLNGHNNGWDTLGLDNLRLGIKIGSNSTKVQNMYEDTEYINDLKTLKYWYDNGLVNKGASEVEKDFEFKVIGTEQGWEGCEAEWAFGKDYSIVINKKYGPIYTTGSIQGAMNGISPNSKKIDRALEYLEYANLNKEYRNTLAYGVKGVNWKLNDQGQVESLTKDDWAPGAWAQTSIFELYPLKPAPADMYTNLKAVNDSAEASPLVGFIPNVDNLQTEIAACQAVVDKQYKYIQTGNVKDVDATIKQINTDLKTAGYDKIIAELQKQVDEFLKAK; from the coding sequence ATGAAAGGCAAATTTAAAGCTATTTCCTTACTACTTGCAATTGCTATGGCAGCTTCTATGTTCGTAGCCTGTAAAAATGATAAGAAAACCGGTAGTAATGGAACATCTTCACAATCAGGAAAACGTGAAGAAGTAAACCTCATTTGGTATCACTGGGGTGATACACCTAAACGACCGGACGGAGTAATCAAAGAACTAAACAAAATGTCTAAAGAAGCAATTCAAACAACTGTAGATTTTAGATTTACATCTGGCGACGACCAAAAGCTAAAAACGATTATGTCGACTGGTGGCGAATTTGATATTGCTTTCACTTGTGCTTGGTTTGCTAACTATGTAGTAGCTGCCCAAAACAATCAATTAGCCGACATTACCGATAAATTACAAACAGTAACACCAAAGCTTTGGGAATACATTCCTGAAAACTGTTGGACGGGATCAAGAGTAAAAGGCAAAATTTATGCTGTTCCAACATATAAAGATTCTGCTGCTACTCAATATTGGCAAGCAAACAAAGAGTATGTTATTGATGGTGCAAAAGCAGAAGCTGAATTTAAAGCAACAAGTAAAGCTTTATCAACAGTAACTCCTCTATTAGAGAAAGTTAAAAAATATCATGATGAGTCTAAAAAACCATATCCACATGATTTAACTGCGCCATTAAATTACAACTGGGCTGGTTTAAATGGTCACAATAATGGTTGGGATACATTAGGCTTAGATAACCTACGTTTAGGTATTAAAATCGGAAGTAATAGTACAAAAGTTCAAAATATGTATGAAGATACTGAGTATATTAACGACCTAAAGACGTTAAAGTATTGGTATGACAATGGATTAGTAAACAAAGGTGCTTCCGAAGTTGAAAAAGACTTTGAATTTAAAGTAATTGGAACTGAGCAAGGCTGGGAAGGCTGTGAAGCAGAATGGGCCTTTGGTAAAGATTACTCAATAGTAATTAACAAAAAGTATGGTCCAATTTATACAACTGGATCCATTCAGGGTGCAATGAATGGTATTAGCCCTAACTCAAAGAAAATTGACAGAGCATTAGAATATTTAGAATATGCTAATTTAAATAAAGAATATAGAAATACGCTTGCTTATGGCGTTAAGGGAGTAAACTGGAAGTTAAATGATCAAGGCCAAGTTGAAAGTTTAACTAAGGATGATTGGGCACCGGGTGCATGGGCACAAACATCAATCTTCGAATTATACCCATTAAAACCAGCGCCAGCAGATATGTATACTAACTTAAAAGCGGTAAATGATTCAGCTGAAGCTTCACCGCTAGTAGGTTTCATACCAAATGTTGATAATTTACAAACAGAAATCGCCGCTTGTCAAGCAGTTGTAGACAAACAATACAAATACATCCAAACAGGTAATGTTAAAGATGTAGATGCTACGATTAAACAGATTAACACTGATTTAAAGACAGCTGGTTATGATAAAATTATTGCTGAGCTACAAAAACAAGTTGATGAATTCTTAAAAGCAAAATAA
- a CDS encoding ABC transporter substrate-binding protein has protein sequence MKGKIKVLSLLLALAMVASMFVACKQEKKASGDASSSAGKREEVNLIWYHWGDKPKQPDAVIAELNKMSKEAIQTTVDFRFTTGDDQKLKTIMSTGGEFDIAFTCAWFANYVVAAQNNQLADLTEKLPKVAPKLWEYIPENCWAGAKVNGKIYAVPTYKDSAATQYWTANKEYVIDGAKAEAEFKATGKALSTVTPLLEKVKKYHDESKTAYPHDLTAPFNYNWAGLNGHNNGWDTLGLDNVRVGIKLGNNNTKVTTLYDDADYINDLKTLKSWYDNGLVNKGASEVEKEFEFQVVGTGQGWEGCEAIWGSGKDYSIVLNKKYGPIYSTNSIQGSMNGISPNSKKIDRALQYIEYMNTNKDYRNTLGYGIKGTNWKLNDQGQVENLTKDAWQPGMFAQASFFELYPLKPAPANMYTNLKAVNDAAEASPLVGFVPKVDTLQTEIAACQAVMDKQYKYLQTGNVKDVDATVNKIKADVKAAGMDKIIAELQKQVDEFLKAK, from the coding sequence ATGAAAGGCAAAATCAAAGTTTTATCATTACTACTAGCTCTTGCTATGGTAGCTTCTATGTTCGTAGCATGTAAACAAGAGAAAAAAGCTAGTGGCGATGCATCATCTTCTGCTGGTAAACGCGAAGAAGTGAACCTAATTTGGTATCACTGGGGTGACAAACCAAAACAACCAGACGCAGTAATTGCTGAATTAAACAAAATGTCTAAAGAAGCAATTCAAACAACTGTAGATTTTAGATTTACAACTGGCGACGACCAAAAGTTAAAAACTATTATGTCAACTGGTGGCGAATTTGATATCGCTTTCACTTGTGCTTGGTTTGCTAACTATGTAGTTGCTGCACAAAACAACCAACTAGCTGATTTAACAGAAAAACTACCAAAAGTAGCTCCAAAACTTTGGGAATACATTCCTGAAAACTGTTGGGCTGGTGCAAAAGTAAATGGTAAAATTTACGCTGTACCAACTTACAAAGACTCTGCTGCTACTCAATACTGGACAGCAAATAAAGAATACGTTATCGATGGTGCAAAAGCAGAAGCTGAATTTAAAGCAACTGGTAAAGCATTATCAACAGTAACTCCTCTATTAGAGAAAGTTAAAAAATATCATGATGAGTCTAAAACTGCATATCCTCATGACTTAACTGCTCCATTCAACTACAACTGGGCTGGCTTAAATGGTCACAACAATGGTTGGGATACATTAGGACTAGATAATGTTCGTGTTGGTATTAAATTAGGTAACAACAACACAAAAGTAACAACATTATATGATGATGCTGATTACATCAATGACCTAAAAACATTAAAATCTTGGTATGACAATGGTTTAGTAAACAAAGGCGCTTCTGAAGTTGAAAAAGAATTTGAATTCCAAGTAGTAGGAACAGGCCAAGGTTGGGAAGGTTGTGAAGCTATCTGGGGTAGCGGAAAAGATTACTCAATCGTTCTAAACAAAAAATATGGTCCTATCTACTCTACTAACTCAATTCAAGGTTCAATGAACGGTATCAGCCCTAACTCAAAGAAAATTGACAGAGCTCTACAATACATTGAATACATGAACACAAACAAAGACTACAGAAACACATTAGGTTACGGTATTAAAGGTACTAACTGGAAATTGAATGACCAAGGTCAAGTTGAAAACTTAACTAAGGATGCATGGCAACCAGGTATGTTTGCTCAAGCTTCATTCTTCGAGTTATACCCACTAAAACCAGCTCCAGCAAATATGTACACTAACTTAAAAGCAGTTAATGACGCAGCTGAAGCATCTCCACTAGTAGGTTTTGTACCAAAAGTAGATACCCTACAAACTGAAATTGCAGCTTGTCAAGCAGTAATGGATAAACAATACAAATACCTACAAACTGGTAACGTTAAAGATGTAGACGCAACAGTTAACAAAATTAAAGCTGACGTAAAAGCAGCTGGTATGGACAAAATTATTGCTGAGCTACAAAAACAAGTTGATGAATTCTTAAAAGCTAAATAG